Proteins encoded together in one Vigna angularis cultivar LongXiaoDou No.4 chromosome 5, ASM1680809v1, whole genome shotgun sequence window:
- the LOC108339854 gene encoding uncharacterized protein LOC108339854, translated as MTQKANLFKGKAKKKSIPPNRHGKAPVTRKGKRFVKPSKVTKEMDADREVSKFINQCNEIKAATLATKDGGQLGIIKPPLEQPSGAK; from the exons ATGACGCAGAAGGCGAATCTATTCAAGGGTAAAGCCAAGAAGAAATCAATTCCTCCCAATCGTCATGGGAAAGCCCCTGTTACTCGCAAAG GAAAGAGATTCGTGAAGCCATCCAAGGTCACAAAGGAGATGGATGCTGATCGT GAGGTTAGCAAATTCATTAATCAATGCAATGAGATCAAAGCAGCGACTCTAGCAACGAAGGATGGTGGCCAATTAGGCATCATTAAGCCTCCACTAGAGCAACCAAGTGGTGCTAAGTAA
- the LOC108340743 gene encoding ubiquitin-like modifier-activating enzyme atg7 codes for MEPLLQFAPMQSSVDEGFWHRLSSLKLNKLGIDDSPIHIFGFYAPCSHSQVSNHLTVLSESLPSELSEASLIPEPSRGNRNRCSVPGILYNTNTVESFHALDKQDLLKKEAAKIWDDILTGKAVEDCSVLSRFLVISFADLKKWTFNYWFAFPALMLDPPATVVNLKPASQWFSAAEAESLSAACNEWRSSKSTADVPFFLVTIDQHSCATVRLLKDWEACQGNGNKIFFGFYDPCHLPKNPGWPLRNFLALISVRWNLNSIQFFCYRENRGFADMKLSLVGEALITVPQGWKDTVPSAVGWELNKGRKASRCISLAQSMDPTRLAISAADLNLKLMRWRALPSLDLNALSSMKCLLLGAGTLGCQVARMLMAWGVRKITLVDNGRVAMSNPLRQSLYTLDNCLNGGEFKATAAVESLKRIFPAVEAEGIVMAIPMPGHPIQSQEHDSVLDDCKRLRDLIEAHDSVFLLTDTRESRWLPTLLCANTNKITITAALGFDSFLVMRHGAGPLSQAHKLNAEIINSSSVDMPVNDANGKHRLGCYFCSDVVAPTDSTSNRTLDQQCTVTRPGLAPIASALAVELLIGILHHPQGIFAVGDINNSVDRATEQPLGILPHQIRGSLSQFSQMTLIGYSSASCTACSHTVVSEYRNQGMEFIFQAINHPTYLEDLTGLTELMKSATTLDWDTEIDEEDEDCVEI; via the exons atggagCCTTTGCTGCAATTCGCACCGATGCAGAGCTCCGTCGACGAGGGTTTCTGGCACCGATTGTCTTCCTTGAAGCTTAACAAGCTTGGCATTGACGATTCTCCAATTCACATATTCG GCTTTTATGCACCTTGCTCTCACTCTCaagtatcaaatcatttaaCTGTTTTATCCGAGTCTTTACCTTCTGAGTTGAGCGAGGCATCGTTAATTCCAGAACCGAGCCGCGGCAACCGGAACAGGTGCTCTGTTCCGGGGATACTTTACAATACTAATACTGTGGAGAGCTTCCATGCACTTGATAAGCAGGACCTGCTGAAGAAAGAAGCAGCAAAG ATATGGGACGATATTCTAACTGGAAAAGCTGTGGAGGACTGTTCAGTACTTTCGAGATTCCTTGTTATTTCTTTTGCTGACCTGAAAAAGTGGACTTTCAACTATTGGTTTGCTTTCCCTGCTCTCATGCTTGATCCTCCAGCAACTGTGGTTAATCTGAAGCCAGCTTCTCAGTGGTTCAGCGCAGCCGAG GCTGAATCCCTCTCTGCAGCGTGTAACGAGTGGCGCAGCTCAAAATCAACAGCAG ATGTCCCATTCTTTTTAGTCACCATAGATCAACACTCATGCGCTACTGTTAGGCTTCTGAAGGACTGGGAAGCTTGTCAAGGCAATGGTAACAAG ATCTTTTTTGGATTTTATGATCCATGTCATCTCCCAAAGAATCCTGGATGGCCTCTTCGCAACTTCTTAGCACTTATTTCTGTGAGGTGGAATCTCAACTCAATTCAATTTTTCTGCTACAGAGAGAACCGTGGTTTTGCAGATATGAAGTTGTCTCTTGTTGGTGAAGCATTGATAACGGTTCCACAAG GGTGGAAAGACACAGTGCCCAGTGCAGTTGGATGGGAACTTAATAAGGGGAGAAAAGCTTCTAGGTGTATAAGCCTTGCACAGTCCATGGATCCAACCAG ATTGGCCATATCTGCTGCAGATTTGAATTTAAAGCTTATGAGGTGGCGTGCTTTGCCATCTCTTGACTTGAATGCCTTATCTTCCATGAAGTGTCTTCTCCTTGGAGCTGGCACACTTGGATGCCAGGTCGCACGCATGCTTATG GCATGGGGTGTTCGAAAAATTACTCTAGTTGACAATGGTAGGGTGGCTATGTCTAACCCATTGAGGCAGTCTCTTTATACTTTGGATAACTGTCTTAATGGTGGTGAATTTAAAGCTACTGCAGCAGTTGAAAGTCTCAAACGGATATTTCCAGCAGTG GAAGCAGAAGGTATTGTTATGGCTATACCAATGCCTGGACATCCCATACAAAGCCAGGAACACGATAGTGTGCTTGATGATTGTAAAAGGTTGCGTGATTTAATTGAGGCTCACGATTCAGTTTTTTTGTTAACCGATACAAGGGAAAGTCGATGGCTGCCAACACTTCTCTGTGCCAATACTAACAAG ATTACCATTACTGCTGCACTAGGGTTTGACAGTTTCTTGGTTATGCGCCATGGAGCTGGTCCTTTAAGTCAGGCCCACAAGTTGAATGCTGAAATTATTAATTCTTCATCGGTTGATATGCCAGTAAATGATGCAAATGGAAAGCATAGATTGGGCTGTTATTTCTGCAGTGATGTTGTTGCACCTACCGAT TCAACATCCAACCGTACATTGGACCAACAATGTACAGTGACCCGACCAGGGCTGGCTCCTATTGCTTCAGCCCTTGCAGTTGAACTTCTAATCGGGATTTTGCATCATCCTCAAGG GATATTTGCAGTAGGTGACATTAATAACAGTGTCGATCGAGCTACTGAGCAACCTCTTGGTATTTTACCTCATCAGATTCGCGGCTCCCTTTCTCAATTTTCTCAAATGACCCTTATAGGTTACTCCTCCGCCAGCTGCACTGCCTGTAGTCATACA GTTGTGTCAGAATATCGAAACCAAGGAATGGAGTTCATATTTCAAGCAATTAATCATCCTACTTACCTAGAGGATCTCACTGGGCTGACAGAGTTGATGAAATCAGCCACCACCTTGGATTGGGACACGGAGATAGACGAGGAGGATGAAGACTGCGTTGAAATTTAA
- the LOC108340533 gene encoding serine carboxypeptidase-like 40, protein MGKARTSCVLLLSLLTLSFFVPKTSANKQLQTLNKLQKSMFFKGISQTERTEFEVEEVVLDGIVDSEKGLKEKDRIGRLPGQPQVSFSQYGGYVTVDKVAGRAFYYYFVEAQRSKHTLPLLLWLNGGPGCSSLAYGAMQELGPFRVNSDGKTLHTNAFSWNRVANVLFLESPAGVGFSYSNKSADYALNGDKKTAADNYLFLVNWLERFPEYKNRDFFIAGESYAGHYVPQLAYTILHHNKKANKAIINFKGILIGNAVINEETDSPGMYDYLASHAIISDEAAYISKSCESSSKIGKSQCDAAETEVDNNIGYIDLYNIYAPLCNSTKLTSRPKRYSIVTDPCSENYVHAYINRKDVQEALHANVTNLKYDWEPCSEVITKWVDSASTVLPILHELLNNGLRVWIFSGDTDGRVPITSTKYSVKKMELPVEKVWHPWFSHGEVGGFAEVYKGGLTLATVREAGHQVPSYQPARALTLIKYFLDGTPLPGPPKRHT, encoded by the exons ATGGGCAAAGCAAGAACTTCTTGTGTCCTTCTTCTATCCCTTCTCACTCTTTCATTCTTTGTGCCTAAAACCTCTGCAAATAAGCAACTTCAAACTCTTAACAAACTGCAAAAGTCCATGTTTTTCAAAGGAATTTCACAAACTGAGAGGACTGAGTTTGAGGTTGAAGAGGTTGTTCTGGATGGCATTGTCGATTCTGAAAAGGGTCTCAAAGAAAAAGACAGAATTGGAAGACTCCCAGGGCAACCCCAAGTGAGTTTTTCTCAGTATGGAGGCTATGTAACTGTCGACAAAGTTGCTGGTCGTGCCTTCTACTATTACTTTGTCGAAGCTCAACGTTCTAAACACACACTCCCTCTTCTTCTTTGGCTCAATGGAG GCCCGGGATGTTCTTCTCTTGCCTATGGAGCAATGCAAGAACTTGGACCCTTTAGAGTAAACAGTGATGGAAAAACACTGCACACAAATGCATTTTCATGGAACAGAG TTGCCAATGTTCTGTTCCTGGAGTCACCTGCTGGAGTAGGGTTTTCATACTCAAACAAATCAGCAGATTATGCTTTGAATGGAGATAAGAAAACAGCTGCagataattatttattcttgGTGAATTGGTTGGAGAGATTTCCTGAGTATAAAAACAGAGATTTCTTCATTGCTGGAGAGAGCTATGCTGGGCATTATGTGCCTCAACTTGCATACACCATTCTCCATCATAACAAAAAGGCAAATAAAGCAATCATCAACTTCAAAGGAATCTTG ATTGGGAATGCAGTGATCAACGAAGAAACTGATTCGCCAGGAATGTACGATTATCTTGCTAGCCATGCAATCATTTCAGATGAAGCAGCTTATATCAGTAAATCTTGTGAGTCCTCGTCAAAGATTGGGAAAAGTCAGTGCGATGCAGCAGAAACAGAAGTTGATAATAACATTGGATATATTgacttatataatatttatgctCCACTCTGCAATAGTACAAAACTCACATCCCGGCCAAAAAGATATTCT ATTGTCACTGATCCATGTAGTGAGAATTATGTGCATGCGTATATTAATAGAAAAGATGTTCAAGAGGCTCTCCATGCCAATGTCACCAATCTCAAATATGACTGGGAACCCTGCAGCGAAGTCATTACCAAGTGGGTAGATAGTGCTTCAACAGTTCTTCCAATTTTACATGAATTACTCAACAATGGCCTCAGGGTTTGGATTTTCAG TGGTGACACAGATGGAAGGGTGCCTATTACTTCAACCAAGTATTCGGTTAAGAAGATGGAGCTTCCCGTTGAAAAAGTTTGGCACCCTTGGTTTTCCCATGGAGAG GTTGGTGGATTTGCAGAAGTATATAAGGGAGGCCTAACATTAGCTACGGTGAGAGAAGCAGGGCATCAAGTGCCAAGTTATCAACCCGCAAGAGCCCTAACTTTGATCAAATATTTCTTAGACGGCACTCCTCTTCCTGGTCCTCCCAAAAGACATACCTAG